From a single Sediminibacterium sp. KACHI17 genomic region:
- a CDS encoding M28 family peptidase, with protein sequence MKKILLLLVLVPVFSWSQSKRKKRIAEEKANIALVTSLKNHVQYLADDQLEGRLTGSKGEELAMQYLISQYQQMGITAKGTNGYVQEFEIKEGKQIDAATILVVEDQTLTPRIDYFPLPYSANKSAQGKPAMVLTEKGQPWFFDLQDALEDNQNNPHFDVEGLIKQQATLAVSKGATALFVYNSSKRVDNIQFNKNDSSALLSIPVIYITKEGIKKYFADESASYHIRVNVSLSEKKRKARNVIAFLDNNAANTVIIGAHYDHLGYGEDKSALDTFHAIHNGADDNASGTAALLELARMLKAKSPVNNNYLFIHFSGEELGLLGSKYWLENPTVKITPNYMINMDMVGRYDTAHKLTVGGYGTSPVWGEVWKGLNTPLIVKFDSTGSGPSDHASFYRANIPVQFFFTGSHPDYHKISDDADKINYDAQKDIVKLIYELINRTDTKGKLSFAKTTEPQMGQTRRFTVSLGVIPDYGYSGTGMRIDGVSPGKLAEKLGLQAGDILLQLGEFKFVDVMSYMQALGKFNKGDKTQLRIKRGNEEKVFEVEL encoded by the coding sequence ATGAAGAAAATTCTGTTATTATTGGTTCTTGTTCCTGTTTTTTCGTGGTCTCAGAGTAAACGTAAAAAGCGAATTGCTGAAGAAAAAGCCAATATAGCTTTGGTAACATCGCTGAAGAATCATGTTCAATACCTCGCCGATGATCAGTTGGAAGGCCGTTTAACCGGTAGTAAGGGGGAAGAACTGGCCATGCAATACCTGATCAGCCAATACCAACAGATGGGTATTACAGCTAAAGGAACGAACGGATATGTACAGGAATTTGAGATCAAAGAAGGCAAACAGATTGATGCCGCTACTATTTTAGTGGTAGAGGATCAAACACTCACCCCCCGTATTGATTATTTCCCCCTCCCTTATAGTGCCAATAAATCAGCACAAGGAAAACCGGCAATGGTGCTTACTGAAAAGGGGCAGCCCTGGTTTTTTGATCTACAAGATGCATTGGAAGACAATCAAAACAATCCACATTTTGATGTAGAGGGGCTTATCAAACAGCAAGCAACACTTGCGGTAAGCAAAGGAGCCACAGCTTTGTTTGTATATAATAGTTCCAAGCGTGTTGACAATATTCAATTCAATAAAAATGACAGTTCAGCATTGCTGTCCATTCCTGTAATATATATCACGAAAGAAGGGATCAAAAAATATTTTGCAGATGAGTCTGCGAGTTATCATATCCGCGTCAATGTTTCTTTATCAGAAAAAAAGCGAAAAGCCAGAAATGTGATTGCATTTTTGGATAATAATGCTGCCAATACCGTGATCATTGGTGCACATTATGATCACCTAGGGTATGGAGAAGACAAATCCGCCTTAGATACTTTTCATGCCATTCACAATGGGGCTGACGATAATGCCAGCGGCACTGCGGCGCTACTGGAACTTGCTCGTATGTTGAAAGCAAAATCACCTGTTAACAATAATTACCTATTCATTCATTTCTCAGGCGAAGAACTGGGATTGTTGGGAAGTAAATACTGGTTGGAAAACCCTACTGTAAAGATCACACCTAATTATATGATCAATATGGATATGGTGGGTCGTTATGATACTGCTCATAAACTAACCGTAGGTGGTTATGGTACGTCGCCGGTTTGGGGCGAAGTATGGAAGGGATTGAATACTCCTCTCATTGTTAAGTTTGACAGTACCGGAAGCGGGCCGAGTGACCATGCCAGTTTTTATCGTGCAAATATTCCTGTACAGTTCTTTTTTACAGGTAGTCATCCGGATTATCATAAGATCAGTGATGATGCAGACAAGATCAACTACGATGCACAGAAAGATATTGTGAAACTGATCTATGAACTTATTAACCGAACAGATACCAAGGGTAAACTGAGTTTTGCTAAAACGACAGAGCCACAAATGGGACAAACACGCCGATTCACAGTAAGCTTAGGTGTGATTCCTGATTATGGCTATTCCGGCACCGGTATGCGTATTGATGGTGTGAGTCCGGGTAAGTTAGCAGAAAAACTGGGCTTGCAAGCCGGAGATATTTTGTTGCAGTTGGGGGAATTTAAGTTTGTGGATGTTATGAGTTATATGCAGGCATTGGGTAAATTTAACAAAGGAGACAAAACACAATTGCGGATCAAGAGAGGGAATGAGGAGAAAGTGTTTGAAGTGGAACTGTGA
- a CDS encoding DUF3667 domain-containing protein — translation MKKLTWKSLSDEFIHFFTHAEHSFIYTSRSLFTQPGHIVKEFLDGKRKKVHKPITFVLIWFAIYKIITAGYDSLSLWLDLEKFTRSEPALRVLWHGTKNKTLIQYENFITILIVAPLLVLLGWIVFRNTKTSFIERWVALIYGSAYTTIISTLLATFGFICRIFQLPLRTGIMNDFYLLIYFISIAWFIYSFEKVFQPGSSKMKRLVIAFLMSLVANYSADIIWYILYRSFPE, via the coding sequence GTGAAAAAACTCACTTGGAAAAGTTTAAGTGATGAATTTATTCACTTTTTTACGCATGCAGAGCATAGTTTCATTTATACATCCCGCTCCCTTTTTACGCAACCCGGACATATTGTAAAAGAATTTTTAGACGGCAAAAGAAAGAAAGTTCATAAGCCGATAACCTTTGTTTTAATTTGGTTCGCGATCTATAAAATCATTACCGCCGGTTACGACTCATTGTCTTTATGGCTTGATCTTGAAAAATTCACGCGTTCTGAGCCAGCATTAAGGGTGTTATGGCATGGAACGAAAAATAAAACCCTTATTCAATATGAAAACTTTATTACCATCCTCATCGTTGCACCCTTACTGGTGTTATTGGGGTGGATAGTTTTTAGAAATACTAAAACCTCTTTTATTGAAAGATGGGTAGCCCTTATATATGGCTCTGCCTATACTACCATCATTTCTACCCTATTAGCAACATTCGGTTTTATTTGTCGAATCTTTCAGCTGCCGCTTCGAACAGGTATAATGAATGATTTCTACTTATTGATCTATTTCATCTCAATAGCATGGTTCATCTATAGTTTTGAAAAGGTATTTCAGCCTGGTAGTTCAAAGATGAAGCGACTCGTTATCGCATTTCTCATGTCATTAGTCGCCAACTATTCTGCTGATATCATCTGGTATATTTTATACAGATCATTTCCTGAATAA
- the rsfS gene encoding ribosome silencing factor yields MEPLSVLQGRTKSSVSRLTRNSKIFKAIIKAIQDKKGENIISLDLRKIPEASADFFVVCQASSTTQIRAICDSVEEEVKKSCDEHPYKHEGRQALQWVLIDYVNIVVHVMHPDARKFYKLEEMWSDAASQIHE; encoded by the coding sequence TTGGAACCGCTTTCAGTTTTACAGGGCCGCACGAAGAGTTCAGTATCTAGACTCACCAGAAATTCTAAAATTTTTAAGGCTATTATTAAAGCCATTCAGGATAAAAAAGGTGAAAATATCATCAGTCTTGATCTCAGAAAAATACCGGAAGCTTCCGCTGATTTCTTTGTGGTTTGTCAGGCTTCCAGTACTACCCAGATCAGAGCGATCTGTGATTCGGTGGAAGAGGAAGTGAAAAAAAGTTGTGATGAGCATCCGTATAAACATGAAGGCAGACAGGCATTGCAGTGGGTGTTGATCGATTATGTGAACATTGTGGTGCATGTGATGCATCCGGATGCCAGAAAGTTTTACAAATTAGAAGAAATGTGGAGTGATGCGGCTTCGCAAATCCATGAATAA
- a CDS encoding arginine deiminase-related protein — MATPAELVLMVRPTENADKGVLQDFDALHTAFKKHDVQAVVFEQDMDSSIDAIFPSCWLTTLPDGTVAVLPMYRRERRQEKRDDVLEYLRKYFLVNDIEDWSEFEVDGFFLEGTASMVMDHENKLIYACMSQRTHTAMLEKFAAAHRYKAITFYATDTAGKFLLHTNRLLCLGNDFALLCEDAFVDDMDLMAVKQLLLSTGYRIIPFSHDQLEAFMGNAFCCTNAKGETLLFLSETALLTTEQRTAINASATIVKVPLNAIEQLGGASISSIVTPVFIPVA, encoded by the coding sequence ATGGCCACACCCGCTGAATTAGTATTAATGGTACGTCCGACAGAAAATGCTGACAAAGGAGTGTTACAGGATTTTGATGCACTACATACTGCATTCAAGAAACATGATGTTCAGGCGGTAGTATTTGAGCAGGATATGGATAGTTCTATCGATGCTATTTTCCCATCTTGTTGGTTAACGACCTTGCCTGATGGTACGGTAGCAGTACTGCCGATGTATCGAAGAGAAAGAAGACAGGAAAAAAGAGATGATGTTCTAGAATACCTGCGTAAATATTTTCTGGTGAATGATATCGAAGACTGGAGCGAGTTTGAAGTGGATGGGTTTTTTCTCGAGGGTACAGCCAGTATGGTGATGGATCATGAAAATAAACTGATTTATGCTTGCATGTCGCAACGTACACATACAGCTATGCTGGAAAAGTTTGCGGCAGCGCATCGGTATAAAGCCATCACATTTTATGCAACCGATACTGCCGGTAAATTTTTATTGCATACGAATCGATTGTTGTGTCTGGGTAATGATTTCGCTTTGCTATGTGAAGATGCTTTTGTTGATGATATGGATCTGATGGCCGTAAAGCAATTACTATTGTCTACCGGTTATCGAATTATTCCGTTCTCGCATGATCAGCTCGAAGCATTCATGGGTAATGCGTTTTGTTGCACCAATGCCAAAGGAGAAACGCTTTTATTCCTTTCCGAAACAGCTCTATTAACCACAGAGCAACGTACAGCCATTAATGCATCAGCAACGATTGTTAAAGTTCCATTGAATGCTATCGAACAACTGGGTGGGGCTAGTATAAGCTCTATTGTTACACCTGTTTTTATCCCTGTTGCATAA
- a CDS encoding biotin--[acetyl-CoA-carboxylase] ligase: MPSDIVKTPIGQPFVELSVTDSTNIYAMTHIQHNMATHGSVFFAHQQTAGKGQHGKSWVTEGGQNIILSTIIDPNPLVLGQQFRLSVAVALGCYDFFSRYAGEETRIKWPNDIYWRDRKAGGILIENQIRGQQWQWAVAGMGININQTLFDPVLLNPVSLKQITGKTFDPVLLAKELCKDLTHRIDMLFNTPFAILLEQYNQCLFKRNQPVHLKKQNTRFTCTILGVNEIGELLVKDGPSDRFAFGEVSWG, translated from the coding sequence TTGCCATCAGACATCGTTAAAACACCAATCGGACAGCCGTTCGTGGAATTATCCGTGACGGATAGTACCAACATCTATGCCATGACCCATATTCAACACAATATGGCAACACATGGTTCAGTTTTCTTTGCGCATCAGCAAACAGCCGGTAAAGGACAACACGGTAAAAGTTGGGTGACCGAGGGGGGACAAAACATCATTCTTTCAACGATCATCGACCCAAATCCATTGGTATTGGGGCAGCAATTCAGATTAAGCGTTGCGGTAGCATTGGGTTGTTATGATTTTTTCAGCAGGTATGCTGGGGAAGAAACTCGTATTAAATGGCCCAATGATATTTATTGGCGTGACAGAAAGGCAGGGGGTATTTTGATTGAAAACCAGATCCGTGGTCAACAATGGCAGTGGGCCGTAGCGGGTATGGGTATCAATATCAATCAAACCCTTTTTGATCCTGTACTACTCAATCCTGTTTCTCTCAAACAGATCACCGGCAAAACCTTTGATCCTGTTTTGCTCGCCAAAGAACTGTGCAAAGACCTTACACACCGCATCGATATGCTATTCAACACTCCTTTCGCAATTCTATTGGAGCAATACAATCAATGCTTATTCAAAAGAAATCAACCCGTTCACCTAAAAAAACAAAATACCCGCTTCACTTGTACCATTCTTGGCGTTAATGAGATAGGAGAACTGCTCGTAAAAGACGGTCCTTCTGATCGTTTTGCGTTTGGCGAAGTGAGTTGGGGGTGA
- a CDS encoding SRPBCC domain-containing protein — MNTNLLFDFTVNKETNTIHVKREFAANLHFVWDTWTKPELLDLWWAPKPYRTETKSMDFREGGYWHYRMIGPENDCHWCRADFEHIDTHVVFSGLDAFCDEAGTVNTDFPRSHWTNRFSENEDITTVNIVIAYQSLADLEKIVELGFKEGFTMALQNLDQYIEAQFKLRAEIKNSTKERVCTYLNFPGNTEEAFLFYRSVFKTEFTTGGIKRFGELPPSAGQPAIADAVKNMVLHVELPITANHILMGTDAPKEMGFTVTQGNNMHISLEPSSRTEAKRIFDSLSEGGNVSMPLQDMFWGAYFGSFTDKYGINWMINCLAK; from the coding sequence ATGAACACCAATCTTTTATTCGACTTTACAGTGAATAAAGAAACCAACACTATTCATGTAAAGCGAGAATTTGCCGCTAATCTTCATTTTGTATGGGATACCTGGACAAAACCGGAGCTACTTGATCTTTGGTGGGCGCCCAAACCGTATCGTACCGAAACTAAATCCATGGATTTCAGAGAAGGGGGTTATTGGCACTACAGAATGATCGGTCCGGAAAATGATTGTCATTGGTGCCGCGCAGATTTTGAACATATTGATACACACGTCGTATTCTCTGGCTTAGATGCATTCTGCGATGAAGCAGGAACTGTCAATACTGATTTCCCGCGCTCACATTGGACCAACCGTTTTAGTGAGAATGAAGATATCACCACGGTAAATATTGTGATCGCTTATCAATCACTGGCAGATCTTGAAAAAATTGTAGAACTCGGATTCAAAGAAGGATTTACAATGGCATTGCAGAATCTCGATCAATACATTGAAGCACAATTTAAACTACGTGCTGAAATAAAAAATTCAACTAAAGAGAGAGTATGCACCTACCTGAATTTCCCGGGTAATACAGAAGAAGCTTTTCTTTTTTATCGTTCTGTTTTTAAAACAGAATTTACAACAGGAGGCATCAAACGCTTTGGTGAACTTCCACCTTCGGCTGGTCAACCGGCGATAGCTGATGCTGTAAAAAATATGGTCCTCCATGTAGAATTACCGATCACCGCTAATCATATTTTGATGGGTACCGATGCGCCTAAAGAAATGGGCTTTACTGTTACACAAGGAAACAATATGCATATCAGCTTAGAGCCATCTTCAAGAACTGAAGCCAAAAGAATTTTTGATTCGCTGTCTGAAGGAGGTAATGTTTCAATGCCATTACAGGATATGTTCTGGGGCGCTTATTTTGGTAGCTTCACAGACAAATATGGTATCAACTGGATGATCAATTGTCTTGCAAAATAA
- a CDS encoding IPExxxVDY family protein: protein MATTKLRLNIEELNEDFFDDTRLLGITAPVKNYQFCLQLNHLLGYQFRLNPSLEIHLRRKERSYYFSIYESKEPNSFLVHYLYHNQFDGEYLLPEFKHMDFLWLMKGDLVDDTKCNWIKQSVKNLVGVQLVAELTNEQIKNKGNMVF, encoded by the coding sequence ATGGCCACTACTAAACTAAGACTGAACATTGAAGAGTTGAACGAGGATTTCTTCGATGATACACGGTTGTTGGGTATAACGGCACCGGTAAAGAATTATCAGTTTTGTTTACAATTGAATCATCTACTGGGATATCAATTCAGACTCAATCCTTCATTAGAAATTCACTTGAGAAGAAAGGAAAGGAGTTATTATTTCAGCATCTATGAATCCAAAGAGCCCAATAGTTTTTTGGTACACTATTTATACCATAACCAATTTGATGGGGAATACCTGTTACCTGAATTTAAGCATATGGATTTCTTATGGCTGATGAAAGGTGATCTGGTTGATGATACCAAATGTAACTGGATCAAACAATCAGTGAAAAACTTAGTAGGCGTTCAGTTGGTAGCTGAGCTAACGAATGAACAGATCAAGAACAAAGGCAATATGGTCTTTTAA
- a CDS encoding DoxX family protein yields the protein MPNKSTKLIYWITTVLFAGFMIFSAIPNIMVNAESKQFLSGYLGYPEYFIRFIGIAKLLGSIAILMPFLKKIKEWAYAGLFFDLIGAVYSIISVGGVDPGMSMMVLVFGVAITSYIYNDKYFAKN from the coding sequence ATGCCAAACAAATCAACCAAACTCATCTACTGGATCACGACTGTATTATTTGCAGGATTTATGATCTTCTCTGCGATTCCCAATATCATGGTGAATGCAGAGTCTAAACAATTTCTATCAGGATACCTTGGTTATCCCGAATATTTTATTCGCTTTATTGGTATTGCGAAATTGTTAGGATCCATTGCCATACTGATGCCTTTCTTAAAAAAGATCAAAGAGTGGGCTTATGCAGGATTGTTCTTTGACCTCATCGGTGCAGTATACTCAATTATCAGCGTTGGGGGTGTAGATCCTGGCATGAGTATGATGGTACTCGTATTTGGTGTTGCGATTACTTCTTATATTTATAATGATAAGTATTTCGCCAAAAACTAA
- a CDS encoding 4a-hydroxytetrahydrobiopterin dehydratase, producing MWVEENNKLYKKFQFQNFSEAFAFMTRVAIEAEKLNHHPYWSNVWNTVEIWLSTHDAGDIVTDLDHKLAERIDKLC from the coding sequence ATGTGGGTAGAAGAAAATAATAAACTGTATAAGAAGTTTCAGTTTCAAAATTTTTCCGAGGCTTTTGCTTTTATGACCAGAGTGGCCATCGAAGCAGAGAAATTGAATCATCATCCTTATTGGAGTAATGTGTGGAATACTGTTGAAATATGGTTAAGTACGCACGATGCAGGAGATATCGTGACCGACCTTGATCATAAACTAGCTGAACGAATTGATAAATTGTGTTGA
- a CDS encoding metalloregulator ArsR/SmtB family transcription factor, with protein MRRDVFQAIADPTRRAIIALIAFQAMTPNAIAEHFESSRQAVSKHLRILTECQLVEQEQSGREIFYTLNAKKMKEIDKWLEQFRQLWENRFNQLDKVLHTLKTQKK; from the coding sequence ATGAGAAGAGATGTATTTCAAGCTATTGCAGATCCGACCAGAAGAGCCATCATTGCTTTGATTGCTTTTCAGGCAATGACGCCTAATGCCATTGCGGAACATTTTGAATCGAGCAGACAAGCGGTTTCCAAACACTTACGCATATTAACAGAATGCCAATTGGTAGAACAAGAGCAATCGGGACGAGAGATCTTCTATACCCTTAACGCAAAAAAAATGAAAGAGATAGATAAATGGTTGGAACAGTTTCGCCAGCTTTGGGAAAACAGGTTCAATCAATTAGATAAAGTCTTACACACCCTTAAAACACAAAAGAAATGA
- the ftsH gene encoding ATP-dependent zinc metalloprotease FtsH, whose product MSQENKQSKMEKGDGQRKGPKFNIYWVYGIIAIVLILAQVMNFSPELKVISEQQFRNEILLPGDVQKLDLVKNKEQVHVYIKPDRLSKEFYVKQFKGRLSADKVKGTPLFAFEVVDWKAFEERLDTFCKANNVAEVEMRVVKAPEWFGPLLNTVFTLLIIIVAWILLMRKMGGPASGGGPGGIFNIGKSKATLFDKGAKVNITFADVAGLDEAKVEVMEIVDFLKNPKKYTSLGGKIPKGALLVGPPGTGKTLLAKAMAGEAQVPFFSLSGSDFVEMFVGVGASRVRDLFKQAREKAPCIIFIDEIDAIGRARGRNAIMSNDERENTLNQLLVEMDGFGGDTGIIILAATNRPDVLDSALLRPGRFDRQISIDRPDVKGREAIFKVHLGPIKISETLDLHKLAEQTPGFAGADIANVCNEAALIAARKGKEAVDMSDFQDAIDRVIGGLEKKNKIIAPHEKSVIAYHEAGHAVCGWFLEHAYPLLKVTIVPRGTAALGYAQYTPTEQYLYNTDQLMDQICMTLGGRAAEQIFFGKISTGAANDLQQITRIAYSMVTAYGMNKKVGNVSFYDPSQENTFTKPYSEETGKLIDEEVRSIIDEAYQRTIQLLTEKKEEVEKLAKELLDKEVLHKSDVEELIGKRPFEEKKLLEVEETTTPVVTDAATEETAAPDAETATDSNETV is encoded by the coding sequence ATGTCACAGGAAAACAAGCAATCGAAAATGGAAAAAGGAGATGGTCAACGTAAGGGACCAAAATTCAATATTTATTGGGTATATGGTATCATCGCTATTGTGCTGATCCTTGCACAGGTCATGAATTTTTCACCCGAACTCAAAGTGATCTCTGAGCAGCAATTCAGAAATGAAATATTACTGCCCGGTGATGTACAGAAATTGGATCTGGTGAAGAACAAAGAACAAGTACATGTATATATCAAGCCCGACAGGCTCTCCAAAGAGTTTTATGTAAAACAATTCAAAGGACGTTTGTCTGCCGATAAAGTAAAAGGTACTCCACTGTTTGCTTTTGAGGTGGTAGACTGGAAAGCATTTGAAGAGCGACTGGATACTTTCTGTAAAGCCAACAATGTAGCAGAAGTAGAAATGCGTGTAGTTAAAGCACCGGAATGGTTTGGGCCATTGTTGAATACGGTATTCACTTTACTGATCATTATTGTTGCATGGATACTACTGATGCGTAAGATGGGTGGTCCTGCCAGTGGCGGCGGCCCGGGTGGTATTTTCAATATTGGTAAATCAAAAGCGACTTTATTTGATAAAGGCGCGAAAGTGAATATCACATTTGCAGATGTAGCCGGATTGGATGAAGCGAAAGTAGAAGTGATGGAGATCGTTGACTTCCTCAAGAATCCAAAAAAATATACTTCACTGGGCGGTAAGATTCCAAAAGGTGCTTTGCTGGTAGGTCCTCCGGGAACCGGTAAGACCTTGTTGGCAAAAGCCATGGCCGGTGAAGCACAGGTTCCTTTCTTTAGTTTGAGTGGTAGTGATTTCGTAGAAATGTTTGTGGGTGTTGGCGCCAGTCGTGTACGTGATCTCTTCAAACAAGCAAGAGAGAAAGCACCTTGTATCATCTTTATTGATGAGATCGATGCCATTGGTCGTGCACGTGGCAGAAATGCCATCATGAGCAATGATGAAAGAGAGAATACACTGAACCAGTTACTGGTAGAGATGGATGGTTTTGGTGGAGATACCGGTATCATCATCCTTGCTGCTACGAACAGACCGGATGTATTGGATAGTGCCTTATTGCGTCCGGGTCGTTTCGACAGACAAATTTCTATTGACAGACCAGATGTAAAAGGTCGTGAAGCGATCTTCAAAGTACACTTGGGTCCGATCAAGATCTCTGAAACCTTGGATCTGCATAAACTGGCGGAACAAACACCGGGTTTTGCGGGTGCTGATATCGCCAACGTTTGTAATGAAGCGGCATTGATCGCTGCACGGAAAGGCAAGGAAGCAGTTGATATGAGTGACTTCCAGGATGCGATCGATCGTGTGATCGGTGGACTGGAAAAGAAAAACAAGATCATCGCCCCACATGAAAAATCTGTGATCGCATATCACGAAGCAGGGCATGCAGTATGTGGATGGTTCCTGGAACATGCCTACCCATTATTGAAAGTAACCATTGTGCCAAGAGGTACCGCTGCTTTGGGTTATGCGCAATACACACCTACTGAACAATACTTATACAATACAGATCAGTTAATGGATCAGATCTGTATGACACTGGGTGGTCGTGCAGCTGAGCAGATCTTCTTTGGAAAAATTTCGACCGGAGCTGCCAATGATCTGCAACAGATCACACGTATTGCATACAGTATGGTCACTGCGTATGGTATGAACAAGAAAGTAGGTAATGTAAGTTTCTATGATCCTTCACAAGAAAATACATTCACAAAACCATACAGTGAAGAAACCGGCAAGTTGATCGATGAAGAAGTGAGAAGTATTATTGATGAGGCTTACCAGCGTACTATTCAGTTGTTGACAGAGAAAAAAGAAGAAGTAGAAAAACTTGCAAAAGAATTGTTGGATAAAGAAGTATTGCATAAGAGTGATGTGGAAGAGCTGATCGGTAAAAGACCTTTTGAAGAAAAGAAATTACTAGAGGTGGAAGAAACCACTACACCTGTGGTAACAGATGCTGCTACTGAAGAAACAGCAGCACCTGATGCGGAAACAGCAACAGATTCAAACGAAACGGTATAA
- the selD gene encoding selenide, water dikinase SelD: protein MDNIRLTQFSHGAGCGCKIAPAVLDTILKSDQPTALFPQLLVGNASKDDAAAYDLGNGQALISTTDFFMPIVDDAFAFGKIAGANAISDVYAMGGQPILAIAILGWPVDKLPAELAQQVIEGARAICAEAGIPLAGGHSIDSPEPIFGLSVNGLVHKDQLKQNNTAQEGDWLLLTKPLGVGILSTAQKKELLSSDDQNILLQQLMQLNKVGAALGKINGVHAMTDVTGFGLLGHLLEVAEGSGLSAELYYSKVPVIDAAKTYLAQRIVPDATYRNWNSYSSKTGFGAGVNVMEAFNILPDPQTNGGLLIAVAPDALEQVQNTLRENGLENFTTPVGKMISKTEKTITVIAG from the coding sequence ATGGACAATATTCGTCTTACCCAGTTTTCTCATGGTGCAGGCTGTGGTTGTAAGATAGCACCGGCTGTTCTGGATACCATTCTCAAATCTGATCAGCCTACCGCTTTGTTTCCGCAGTTATTGGTAGGAAATGCAAGTAAGGATGATGCTGCAGCCTATGATCTGGGTAATGGACAAGCACTCATCAGTACCACCGATTTTTTTATGCCGATCGTCGATGATGCATTTGCTTTTGGAAAAATTGCAGGAGCCAATGCAATCAGTGATGTGTATGCCATGGGTGGACAACCCATTCTTGCTATCGCCATTCTTGGATGGCCGGTGGATAAACTACCAGCTGAACTGGCGCAACAGGTAATCGAAGGTGCACGTGCCATTTGCGCTGAAGCAGGTATACCACTGGCTGGCGGACATAGTATTGATTCTCCTGAACCCATTTTTGGGCTATCGGTCAATGGACTCGTTCATAAAGACCAACTCAAACAAAATAATACTGCACAGGAAGGAGACTGGTTATTACTGACCAAACCTTTAGGTGTAGGAATATTATCGACCGCACAGAAAAAAGAATTGCTAAGCAGTGATGACCAAAACATTTTGTTGCAACAATTGATGCAGTTGAATAAAGTTGGTGCAGCATTGGGCAAGATCAATGGCGTACATGCGATGACAGATGTTACCGGTTTTGGATTACTTGGACATTTACTCGAAGTAGCGGAAGGCAGCGGACTTTCAGCAGAACTCTATTATTCAAAAGTACCCGTGATCGATGCCGCTAAAACATATCTGGCACAAAGAATTGTTCCCGATGCTACGTACCGCAACTGGAACAGCTATAGCAGTAAAACAGGTTTTGGTGCAGGTGTCAATGTAATGGAGGCATTCAATATACTTCCTGATCCACAAACAAATGGCGGACTACTTATTGCCGTTGCACCCGATGCATTAGAGCAAGTACAAAATACGCTACGTGAAAATGGGCTTGAAAATTTCACTACACCTGTTGGTAAAATGATCAGCAAAACTGAGAAAACCATAACCGTTATTGCCGGATGA